Proteins encoded in a region of the Labrus mixtus chromosome 19, fLabMix1.1, whole genome shotgun sequence genome:
- the si:ch211-230g15.5 gene encoding polyhomeotic-like protein 3 isoform X1 has translation MMDRDPLRQNQSEHCEATNGTSLSTSSTAADPSTPTTPTPPRLTPNPMLLDCPTPMLTPTTSSPPPPLTPAPSVTATHIPKAASAPSPHILVPAPPKLTSTAVPALRTYSRPILPSPAGVSKTSSSSTSSFLPPASSSSSSAVVASTASPLLPSPSSSASSATHSSTVMATKTSTSLTNGNTRPVSTSTSTPIKPFHTPANPPGRQVSQTHPVGTPGLVRANQIPSPVRQRVSQQTLLLGKGLKGSGQDQVLLRAQMLILTSAMRPALSSSSSSSSSSSSPTSSNPASAQLQSLTLRPPPPGALTIPPSLRLKPPSSVPPPLSRPHAPVFPPLRPRPQPSTTATESPTTPSRHLSVPPPTLYSPVRAVPLRPRLHSPNGHRAMSPRLNSTLQPIAAAPSSQSSSIHRPLSGLKSCPLTQTMLRPSQSQHSSLSVTNPMSVSSQFERSPSAARQLQIIALSSGRQTQSGTFTHTVQSSPPIVESPEQSSQSKRTLSGEDLLPLPLNPTLPKNTSPLSSPPSLLSPASPPSQAGPLTQTLTQKREAKESEEQRERARVVRQGIREEGGVGKDLKVQKDDQREKEKEEKTRLSPGKEASAQKQIQEVGRGKEEEDMEVMEEGERGRARIERGKEKKMEEEEEEETAMDQSENLNSQVSHQFQNTEPIPKPDTVKDSYVDPKPVKGLISAPVPAPVTLPVPAPVPEVSVHSQRLSESHRDVQPVSHEDFCENMSTQSDNQSALSSLSSQSPPSSPFITPSAEHPPPLLPALTAHPTDLSLSQREAEKVDKTVGEPQQHLTEAGTETEPLGQSEDESDSFSQSLNSPWEPRPWPEGRQVLTHLVEGFVIQEGLQPFPVNRSSLLVPEQVTKPQEVNGTNGKAASPVPDTAKKAEHSTESEEEEAGDVDNHGNRLTHRDRTVLHCQFCGKRGHAHNFMRSKRFCSTSCARGFNVRLTKRLRALSAGSRSERPRPVLNRAESVPGKPLLLRLPRDLWRAGRREKEGKEKAAAAEDEEEEDDEEEDMEAGAEEEEEEEEEDDGGEEDPAVAMTARMERRAVRRGRRASAPALTSSSSTPTTTFKPAISQWSVEEVTAFIHTLPGCSDVAEAFRLQEIDGQALLLLTEDHLMTSMNIKLGPALKICAHINSLKNQ, from the exons ATGATGGACCGGGATCCACTTCGTCAGAACCAATCAGAACACTGCGAGGCCACCAATGGAACCAGCCTTTCGACATCCTCCACCGCGGCTGACCCCTCCACCCCAACAACGCCCACCCCTCCCCGCCTAACCCCCAACCCAATGCTCCTGGACTGCCCCACTCCTATGCTGACGCCAAccacctcctctccccctccccctctcaccCCTGCTCCCTCCGTCACCGCAACTCACATCCCAAAGGCGGCGTCGGCTCCGTCTCCACACATCCTCGTCCCCGCTCCACCTAAACTCACCTCCACGGCCGTCCCCGCCCTCCGCACGTACTCTCGCCCAATCCTTCCCTCCCCGGCAGGTGTCTCCAAAACGTCTtcgtcctccacctcctcttttctcccccctgcctcctcctcctcttcctctgctgttgTAGCCAGCACCGCCTCGccactcctcccctctccttcatCTTCGGCTTCTTCTGCAACGCACAGCAGCACTGTCATGGCAACCAAGACCTCCACCAGCCTGACAAACGGGAACACAAGGCCTGTTTCCACGTCGACCTCCACACCCATCAAGCCCTTTCACACACCAGCGAACCCACCTGGCcgacag gTATCACAGACTCATCCTGTGGGCACACCTGGTCTTGTGCGAGCCAACCAGATCCCGTCCCCTGTCAGGCAGAGGGTATCCCAGCAGACCTTGCTCCTGGGGAAAGGTCTCAAAGGGTCTGGCCAAGACCAGGTGCTGCTCAGAGCTCAGATG ctgatTCTTACGTCTGCTATGCGACCTGccctgtcctcctcttcttcctcctcctcctcctcctcctctcctactTCCTCTAACCCTGCCTCCGCTCAG CTCCAGAGTCTCACCCTGAGGCCTCCTCCCCCCGGGGCCCTCACCATCCCTCCCTCACTTCGCCTGAAGCCGCCCTCCTCAGtgcctccccccctctctcgccCTCACGCCCCCGTCTTCCCCCCTCTCAGGCCGCGACCACAGCCCAGCACCACGGCAACAGAGAGCCCGACCACGCCCAGCCGCCACCTCTCCGTCCCCCCGCCAA CTCTTTACTCTCCAGTCCGAGCCGTCCCTCTGAGACCCAGACTTCACTCTCCAAACGGCCACAGAGCGATGTCACCGCGGCTAAACTCAACCCTCCAACCGATCGCTGCTGCCCCTTCTAGCCAGTCCTCCTCCATCCACAGGCCGCTGTCCGGGCTCAAGAGCTGTCCGTTAACTCAAACCATGCTCAGgcccagccaatcacagcacagctCTTTGTCAGTAACAAACCCGATGTCTGTTTCTTCCCAATTTGAGCGCTCGCCTTCTGCTGCGAGGCAGCTGCAAATCATCGCCCTCTCCTCGGGCCGCCAGACGCAATCCGGCACCTTCACCCACACTGTGCAGTCATCGCCTCCAATCGTAGAGTCCCCTGAGCAGTCCAGCCAATCAAAGAGGACTCTGAGTGGTGAAGActtgcttcctcttcctctaaaCCCAACGTTGCCAAAAAAcacctctcctctttcctcgcCTCCGTCCCTCCTGAGTCCAGCATCCCCTCCGAGTCAGGCGGGTCCTCTAACACAAACTCTAACCCAGAAAAGAGAGGCCAAGGAGagtgaggagcagagagagagagcacgagTAGTGAGACAAGGaatcagagaggaggggggtgttGGGAAAGACCTAAAGGTGCAGAAAGATgaccaaagagagaaagagaaggaggagaaaacgCGGCTTTCACCGGGGAAGGAAGCGAGCGCTCAGAAACAGATACAGGAGGTAGGAAGAggcaaagaggaagaagacatggaagtgatggaggagggagagagaggcagagcgaGGATAGAAAGAGGTAAggagaaaaagatggaggaggaagaggaggaagagactgCTATGGACCAATCTGAGAACCTAAACAGTCAGGTTTCCCATCAGTTCCAGAACACAGAACCAATCCCAAAGCCTGACACTGTTAAAGACTCCTACGTGGATCCGAAACCCGTCAAGGGTCTCATATCTGCTCCAGTTCCAGCCCCAGTGACACTACCAGTACCAGCTCCAGTCCCAGAGGTGTCTGTCCACAGTCAGAGGCTCTCAGAGTCTCACCGGGACGTCCAGCCGGTCAGCCATGAGGACTTCTGTGAGAACATGTCGACACAGTCCGACAACCAGTCAG cgcTCTCCAGCCTCTCCTCTCAGTCTCCGCCCTCCTCGCCCTTCATCACCCCATCGGCAGAgcaccctcctcccctcctacCAGCTCTGACCGCCCACCCGACCGACCTCAGCCTATCGCAGCGCGAGGCTGAGAAGGTCGACAAAACGGTCGGAGAACCACAGCAGCACCTCACTGAAGCCGGGACGGAGACAGAGCCTCTCGGCCAATCAGAAGACGAGTCTGACAGCTTCAGCCAATCCCTGAACAGCCCCTGGGAGCCGAGGCCGTGGCCTGAGGGACGACAGGTTCTGACCCACCTGGTGGAGGGATTTGTCATCCAGGAAGGGCTGCAACCGTTTCCT GTGAACCGTTCGTCCCTCCTCGTTCCAGAGCAGGTGACCAAACCACAGGAAGTAAACGGGACCAATGGGAAAGCAGCGTCGCCTGTGCCGGACACGGCGAAAAAAGCTGAACACTCCAcggagtcagaggaggaggaggccggAGACGTAGACAACCACGGCAACA GGTTGACCCACAGGGACCGGACGGTGCTGCACTGTCAGTTCTGTGGGAAAAGAGGCCACGCCCACAACTTCATGAGGTCTAAACGCTTCTGCTCCACGTCCTGTGCACGCGG GTTCAACGTTCGTCTGACAAAGCGTCTGCGAGCTCTGAGTGCAGGGAGTCGGTCAGAGAGGCCACgccctgttctgaacagggcggAGTCTGTTCCTGGGAAACCTCTGTTGCTGCGGCTG CCTCGTGATCTGTGGCGCGCCGGTCGGCGGGAGAAGGAGGGAAAGGAGAAGGCAGCGGCTGcagaggacgaagaggaggaggacgatgaggaggaAGACATGGAGGCaggagcggaggaggaggaggaggaggaggaagaagacgacGGTGGAGAGGAGGATCCAGCTGTTGCCATGACGGCCAGGATGGAGCGCCGGGCGGTCcggagagggaggagggcgTCTGCACCAGccctgacctcctcctcctcaacacCCACGACCACGTTTAAACCCGCCATCTCCCAGTGGAGCGTGGAGGAGGTGACGGCCTTCATACACACCCTGccag GCTGCAGTGATGTGGCTGAGGCTTTCCGTCTGCAGGAGATTGACGGTcaggctctgctgctgctgaccgAGGACCACCTGATGACCAGCATGAACATCAAACTAGGACCAGCTCTCAAGATCTGCGCTCACATCAACTCACTGAAAAACCAGTGa
- the si:ch211-230g15.5 gene encoding polyhomeotic-like protein 3 isoform X2 — MMDRDPLRQNQSEHCEATNGTSLSTSSTAADPSTPTTPTPPRLTPNPMLLDCPTPMLTPTTSSPPPPLTPAPSVTATHIPKAASAPSPHILVPAPPKLTSTAVPALRTYSRPILPSPAGVSKTSSSSTSSFLPPASSSSSSAVVASTASPLLPSPSSSASSATHSSTVMATKTSTSLTNGNTRPVSTSTSTPIKPFHTPANPPGRQVSQTHPVGTPGLVRANQIPSPVRQRVSQQTLLLGKGLKGSGQDQVLLRAQMLILTSAMRPALSSSSSSSSSSSSPTSSNPASAQLQSLTLRPPPPGALTIPPSLRLKPPSSVPPPLSRPHAPVFPPLRPRPQPSTTATESPTTPSRHLSVPPPIRAVPLRPRLHSPNGHRAMSPRLNSTLQPIAAAPSSQSSSIHRPLSGLKSCPLTQTMLRPSQSQHSSLSVTNPMSVSSQFERSPSAARQLQIIALSSGRQTQSGTFTHTVQSSPPIVESPEQSSQSKRTLSGEDLLPLPLNPTLPKNTSPLSSPPSLLSPASPPSQAGPLTQTLTQKREAKESEEQRERARVVRQGIREEGGVGKDLKVQKDDQREKEKEEKTRLSPGKEASAQKQIQEVGRGKEEEDMEVMEEGERGRARIERGKEKKMEEEEEEETAMDQSENLNSQVSHQFQNTEPIPKPDTVKDSYVDPKPVKGLISAPVPAPVTLPVPAPVPEVSVHSQRLSESHRDVQPVSHEDFCENMSTQSDNQSALSSLSSQSPPSSPFITPSAEHPPPLLPALTAHPTDLSLSQREAEKVDKTVGEPQQHLTEAGTETEPLGQSEDESDSFSQSLNSPWEPRPWPEGRQVLTHLVEGFVIQEGLQPFPVNRSSLLVPEQVTKPQEVNGTNGKAASPVPDTAKKAEHSTESEEEEAGDVDNHGNRLTHRDRTVLHCQFCGKRGHAHNFMRSKRFCSTSCARGFNVRLTKRLRALSAGSRSERPRPVLNRAESVPGKPLLLRLPRDLWRAGRREKEGKEKAAAAEDEEEEDDEEEDMEAGAEEEEEEEEEDDGGEEDPAVAMTARMERRAVRRGRRASAPALTSSSSTPTTTFKPAISQWSVEEVTAFIHTLPGCSDVAEAFRLQEIDGQALLLLTEDHLMTSMNIKLGPALKICAHINSLKNQ, encoded by the exons ATGATGGACCGGGATCCACTTCGTCAGAACCAATCAGAACACTGCGAGGCCACCAATGGAACCAGCCTTTCGACATCCTCCACCGCGGCTGACCCCTCCACCCCAACAACGCCCACCCCTCCCCGCCTAACCCCCAACCCAATGCTCCTGGACTGCCCCACTCCTATGCTGACGCCAAccacctcctctccccctccccctctcaccCCTGCTCCCTCCGTCACCGCAACTCACATCCCAAAGGCGGCGTCGGCTCCGTCTCCACACATCCTCGTCCCCGCTCCACCTAAACTCACCTCCACGGCCGTCCCCGCCCTCCGCACGTACTCTCGCCCAATCCTTCCCTCCCCGGCAGGTGTCTCCAAAACGTCTtcgtcctccacctcctcttttctcccccctgcctcctcctcctcttcctctgctgttgTAGCCAGCACCGCCTCGccactcctcccctctccttcatCTTCGGCTTCTTCTGCAACGCACAGCAGCACTGTCATGGCAACCAAGACCTCCACCAGCCTGACAAACGGGAACACAAGGCCTGTTTCCACGTCGACCTCCACACCCATCAAGCCCTTTCACACACCAGCGAACCCACCTGGCcgacag gTATCACAGACTCATCCTGTGGGCACACCTGGTCTTGTGCGAGCCAACCAGATCCCGTCCCCTGTCAGGCAGAGGGTATCCCAGCAGACCTTGCTCCTGGGGAAAGGTCTCAAAGGGTCTGGCCAAGACCAGGTGCTGCTCAGAGCTCAGATG ctgatTCTTACGTCTGCTATGCGACCTGccctgtcctcctcttcttcctcctcctcctcctcctcctctcctactTCCTCTAACCCTGCCTCCGCTCAG CTCCAGAGTCTCACCCTGAGGCCTCCTCCCCCCGGGGCCCTCACCATCCCTCCCTCACTTCGCCTGAAGCCGCCCTCCTCAGtgcctccccccctctctcgccCTCACGCCCCCGTCTTCCCCCCTCTCAGGCCGCGACCACAGCCCAGCACCACGGCAACAGAGAGCCCGACCACGCCCAGCCGCCACCTCTCCGTCCCCCCGCCAA TCCGAGCCGTCCCTCTGAGACCCAGACTTCACTCTCCAAACGGCCACAGAGCGATGTCACCGCGGCTAAACTCAACCCTCCAACCGATCGCTGCTGCCCCTTCTAGCCAGTCCTCCTCCATCCACAGGCCGCTGTCCGGGCTCAAGAGCTGTCCGTTAACTCAAACCATGCTCAGgcccagccaatcacagcacagctCTTTGTCAGTAACAAACCCGATGTCTGTTTCTTCCCAATTTGAGCGCTCGCCTTCTGCTGCGAGGCAGCTGCAAATCATCGCCCTCTCCTCGGGCCGCCAGACGCAATCCGGCACCTTCACCCACACTGTGCAGTCATCGCCTCCAATCGTAGAGTCCCCTGAGCAGTCCAGCCAATCAAAGAGGACTCTGAGTGGTGAAGActtgcttcctcttcctctaaaCCCAACGTTGCCAAAAAAcacctctcctctttcctcgcCTCCGTCCCTCCTGAGTCCAGCATCCCCTCCGAGTCAGGCGGGTCCTCTAACACAAACTCTAACCCAGAAAAGAGAGGCCAAGGAGagtgaggagcagagagagagagcacgagTAGTGAGACAAGGaatcagagaggaggggggtgttGGGAAAGACCTAAAGGTGCAGAAAGATgaccaaagagagaaagagaaggaggagaaaacgCGGCTTTCACCGGGGAAGGAAGCGAGCGCTCAGAAACAGATACAGGAGGTAGGAAGAggcaaagaggaagaagacatggaagtgatggaggagggagagagaggcagagcgaGGATAGAAAGAGGTAAggagaaaaagatggaggaggaagaggaggaagagactgCTATGGACCAATCTGAGAACCTAAACAGTCAGGTTTCCCATCAGTTCCAGAACACAGAACCAATCCCAAAGCCTGACACTGTTAAAGACTCCTACGTGGATCCGAAACCCGTCAAGGGTCTCATATCTGCTCCAGTTCCAGCCCCAGTGACACTACCAGTACCAGCTCCAGTCCCAGAGGTGTCTGTCCACAGTCAGAGGCTCTCAGAGTCTCACCGGGACGTCCAGCCGGTCAGCCATGAGGACTTCTGTGAGAACATGTCGACACAGTCCGACAACCAGTCAG cgcTCTCCAGCCTCTCCTCTCAGTCTCCGCCCTCCTCGCCCTTCATCACCCCATCGGCAGAgcaccctcctcccctcctacCAGCTCTGACCGCCCACCCGACCGACCTCAGCCTATCGCAGCGCGAGGCTGAGAAGGTCGACAAAACGGTCGGAGAACCACAGCAGCACCTCACTGAAGCCGGGACGGAGACAGAGCCTCTCGGCCAATCAGAAGACGAGTCTGACAGCTTCAGCCAATCCCTGAACAGCCCCTGGGAGCCGAGGCCGTGGCCTGAGGGACGACAGGTTCTGACCCACCTGGTGGAGGGATTTGTCATCCAGGAAGGGCTGCAACCGTTTCCT GTGAACCGTTCGTCCCTCCTCGTTCCAGAGCAGGTGACCAAACCACAGGAAGTAAACGGGACCAATGGGAAAGCAGCGTCGCCTGTGCCGGACACGGCGAAAAAAGCTGAACACTCCAcggagtcagaggaggaggaggccggAGACGTAGACAACCACGGCAACA GGTTGACCCACAGGGACCGGACGGTGCTGCACTGTCAGTTCTGTGGGAAAAGAGGCCACGCCCACAACTTCATGAGGTCTAAACGCTTCTGCTCCACGTCCTGTGCACGCGG GTTCAACGTTCGTCTGACAAAGCGTCTGCGAGCTCTGAGTGCAGGGAGTCGGTCAGAGAGGCCACgccctgttctgaacagggcggAGTCTGTTCCTGGGAAACCTCTGTTGCTGCGGCTG CCTCGTGATCTGTGGCGCGCCGGTCGGCGGGAGAAGGAGGGAAAGGAGAAGGCAGCGGCTGcagaggacgaagaggaggaggacgatgaggaggaAGACATGGAGGCaggagcggaggaggaggaggaggaggaggaagaagacgacGGTGGAGAGGAGGATCCAGCTGTTGCCATGACGGCCAGGATGGAGCGCCGGGCGGTCcggagagggaggagggcgTCTGCACCAGccctgacctcctcctcctcaacacCCACGACCACGTTTAAACCCGCCATCTCCCAGTGGAGCGTGGAGGAGGTGACGGCCTTCATACACACCCTGccag GCTGCAGTGATGTGGCTGAGGCTTTCCGTCTGCAGGAGATTGACGGTcaggctctgctgctgctgaccgAGGACCACCTGATGACCAGCATGAACATCAAACTAGGACCAGCTCTCAAGATCTGCGCTCACATCAACTCACTGAAAAACCAGTGa
- the si:ch211-230g15.5 gene encoding polyhomeotic-like protein 3 isoform X3 — protein sequence MMDRDPLRQNQSEHCEATNGTSLSTSSTAADPSTPTTPTPPRLTPNPMLLDCPTPMLTPTTSSPPPPLTPAPSVTATHIPKAASAPSPHILVPAPPKLTSTAVPALRTYSRPILPSPAGVSKTSSSSTSSFLPPASSSSSSAVVASTASPLLPSPSSSASSATHSSTVMATKTSTSLTNGNTRPVSTSTSTPIKPFHTPANPPGRQVSQTHPVGTPGLVRANQIPSPVRQRVSQQTLLLGKGLKGSGQDQVLLRAQMLQSLTLRPPPPGALTIPPSLRLKPPSSVPPPLSRPHAPVFPPLRPRPQPSTTATESPTTPSRHLSVPPPTLYSPVRAVPLRPRLHSPNGHRAMSPRLNSTLQPIAAAPSSQSSSIHRPLSGLKSCPLTQTMLRPSQSQHSSLSVTNPMSVSSQFERSPSAARQLQIIALSSGRQTQSGTFTHTVQSSPPIVESPEQSSQSKRTLSGEDLLPLPLNPTLPKNTSPLSSPPSLLSPASPPSQAGPLTQTLTQKREAKESEEQRERARVVRQGIREEGGVGKDLKVQKDDQREKEKEEKTRLSPGKEASAQKQIQEVGRGKEEEDMEVMEEGERGRARIERGKEKKMEEEEEEETAMDQSENLNSQVSHQFQNTEPIPKPDTVKDSYVDPKPVKGLISAPVPAPVTLPVPAPVPEVSVHSQRLSESHRDVQPVSHEDFCENMSTQSDNQSALSSLSSQSPPSSPFITPSAEHPPPLLPALTAHPTDLSLSQREAEKVDKTVGEPQQHLTEAGTETEPLGQSEDESDSFSQSLNSPWEPRPWPEGRQVLTHLVEGFVIQEGLQPFPVNRSSLLVPEQVTKPQEVNGTNGKAASPVPDTAKKAEHSTESEEEEAGDVDNHGNRLTHRDRTVLHCQFCGKRGHAHNFMRSKRFCSTSCARGFNVRLTKRLRALSAGSRSERPRPVLNRAESVPGKPLLLRLPRDLWRAGRREKEGKEKAAAAEDEEEEDDEEEDMEAGAEEEEEEEEEDDGGEEDPAVAMTARMERRAVRRGRRASAPALTSSSSTPTTTFKPAISQWSVEEVTAFIHTLPGCSDVAEAFRLQEIDGQALLLLTEDHLMTSMNIKLGPALKICAHINSLKNQ from the exons ATGATGGACCGGGATCCACTTCGTCAGAACCAATCAGAACACTGCGAGGCCACCAATGGAACCAGCCTTTCGACATCCTCCACCGCGGCTGACCCCTCCACCCCAACAACGCCCACCCCTCCCCGCCTAACCCCCAACCCAATGCTCCTGGACTGCCCCACTCCTATGCTGACGCCAAccacctcctctccccctccccctctcaccCCTGCTCCCTCCGTCACCGCAACTCACATCCCAAAGGCGGCGTCGGCTCCGTCTCCACACATCCTCGTCCCCGCTCCACCTAAACTCACCTCCACGGCCGTCCCCGCCCTCCGCACGTACTCTCGCCCAATCCTTCCCTCCCCGGCAGGTGTCTCCAAAACGTCTtcgtcctccacctcctcttttctcccccctgcctcctcctcctcttcctctgctgttgTAGCCAGCACCGCCTCGccactcctcccctctccttcatCTTCGGCTTCTTCTGCAACGCACAGCAGCACTGTCATGGCAACCAAGACCTCCACCAGCCTGACAAACGGGAACACAAGGCCTGTTTCCACGTCGACCTCCACACCCATCAAGCCCTTTCACACACCAGCGAACCCACCTGGCcgacag gTATCACAGACTCATCCTGTGGGCACACCTGGTCTTGTGCGAGCCAACCAGATCCCGTCCCCTGTCAGGCAGAGGGTATCCCAGCAGACCTTGCTCCTGGGGAAAGGTCTCAAAGGGTCTGGCCAAGACCAGGTGCTGCTCAGAGCTCAGATG CTCCAGAGTCTCACCCTGAGGCCTCCTCCCCCCGGGGCCCTCACCATCCCTCCCTCACTTCGCCTGAAGCCGCCCTCCTCAGtgcctccccccctctctcgccCTCACGCCCCCGTCTTCCCCCCTCTCAGGCCGCGACCACAGCCCAGCACCACGGCAACAGAGAGCCCGACCACGCCCAGCCGCCACCTCTCCGTCCCCCCGCCAA CTCTTTACTCTCCAGTCCGAGCCGTCCCTCTGAGACCCAGACTTCACTCTCCAAACGGCCACAGAGCGATGTCACCGCGGCTAAACTCAACCCTCCAACCGATCGCTGCTGCCCCTTCTAGCCAGTCCTCCTCCATCCACAGGCCGCTGTCCGGGCTCAAGAGCTGTCCGTTAACTCAAACCATGCTCAGgcccagccaatcacagcacagctCTTTGTCAGTAACAAACCCGATGTCTGTTTCTTCCCAATTTGAGCGCTCGCCTTCTGCTGCGAGGCAGCTGCAAATCATCGCCCTCTCCTCGGGCCGCCAGACGCAATCCGGCACCTTCACCCACACTGTGCAGTCATCGCCTCCAATCGTAGAGTCCCCTGAGCAGTCCAGCCAATCAAAGAGGACTCTGAGTGGTGAAGActtgcttcctcttcctctaaaCCCAACGTTGCCAAAAAAcacctctcctctttcctcgcCTCCGTCCCTCCTGAGTCCAGCATCCCCTCCGAGTCAGGCGGGTCCTCTAACACAAACTCTAACCCAGAAAAGAGAGGCCAAGGAGagtgaggagcagagagagagagcacgagTAGTGAGACAAGGaatcagagaggaggggggtgttGGGAAAGACCTAAAGGTGCAGAAAGATgaccaaagagagaaagagaaggaggagaaaacgCGGCTTTCACCGGGGAAGGAAGCGAGCGCTCAGAAACAGATACAGGAGGTAGGAAGAggcaaagaggaagaagacatggaagtgatggaggagggagagagaggcagagcgaGGATAGAAAGAGGTAAggagaaaaagatggaggaggaagaggaggaagagactgCTATGGACCAATCTGAGAACCTAAACAGTCAGGTTTCCCATCAGTTCCAGAACACAGAACCAATCCCAAAGCCTGACACTGTTAAAGACTCCTACGTGGATCCGAAACCCGTCAAGGGTCTCATATCTGCTCCAGTTCCAGCCCCAGTGACACTACCAGTACCAGCTCCAGTCCCAGAGGTGTCTGTCCACAGTCAGAGGCTCTCAGAGTCTCACCGGGACGTCCAGCCGGTCAGCCATGAGGACTTCTGTGAGAACATGTCGACACAGTCCGACAACCAGTCAG cgcTCTCCAGCCTCTCCTCTCAGTCTCCGCCCTCCTCGCCCTTCATCACCCCATCGGCAGAgcaccctcctcccctcctacCAGCTCTGACCGCCCACCCGACCGACCTCAGCCTATCGCAGCGCGAGGCTGAGAAGGTCGACAAAACGGTCGGAGAACCACAGCAGCACCTCACTGAAGCCGGGACGGAGACAGAGCCTCTCGGCCAATCAGAAGACGAGTCTGACAGCTTCAGCCAATCCCTGAACAGCCCCTGGGAGCCGAGGCCGTGGCCTGAGGGACGACAGGTTCTGACCCACCTGGTGGAGGGATTTGTCATCCAGGAAGGGCTGCAACCGTTTCCT GTGAACCGTTCGTCCCTCCTCGTTCCAGAGCAGGTGACCAAACCACAGGAAGTAAACGGGACCAATGGGAAAGCAGCGTCGCCTGTGCCGGACACGGCGAAAAAAGCTGAACACTCCAcggagtcagaggaggaggaggccggAGACGTAGACAACCACGGCAACA GGTTGACCCACAGGGACCGGACGGTGCTGCACTGTCAGTTCTGTGGGAAAAGAGGCCACGCCCACAACTTCATGAGGTCTAAACGCTTCTGCTCCACGTCCTGTGCACGCGG GTTCAACGTTCGTCTGACAAAGCGTCTGCGAGCTCTGAGTGCAGGGAGTCGGTCAGAGAGGCCACgccctgttctgaacagggcggAGTCTGTTCCTGGGAAACCTCTGTTGCTGCGGCTG CCTCGTGATCTGTGGCGCGCCGGTCGGCGGGAGAAGGAGGGAAAGGAGAAGGCAGCGGCTGcagaggacgaagaggaggaggacgatgaggaggaAGACATGGAGGCaggagcggaggaggaggaggaggaggaggaagaagacgacGGTGGAGAGGAGGATCCAGCTGTTGCCATGACGGCCAGGATGGAGCGCCGGGCGGTCcggagagggaggagggcgTCTGCACCAGccctgacctcctcctcctcaacacCCACGACCACGTTTAAACCCGCCATCTCCCAGTGGAGCGTGGAGGAGGTGACGGCCTTCATACACACCCTGccag GCTGCAGTGATGTGGCTGAGGCTTTCCGTCTGCAGGAGATTGACGGTcaggctctgctgctgctgaccgAGGACCACCTGATGACCAGCATGAACATCAAACTAGGACCAGCTCTCAAGATCTGCGCTCACATCAACTCACTGAAAAACCAGTGa
- the cldn11b gene encoding claudin-11b, translating into MAHMCRQIFGSAASCAGWVGIIVATATNDWVRTCDYTVATCVRMEELGSRGLWAQCVISPALYHCVDINQILTLPAYIQTSRALMICACLLGLPAMLQVLMSMPCVRLQNDTAAIKQRRARVGGVLFLLMAVFGIISTVWFPIGAHQDEGLMSFGFSLYAGWVGSALCLMGGTMILCCHGVDPGTPSRDNSFYFSRQRGTATPLDPPANHAKSARV; encoded by the exons ATGGCGCACATGTGCAGACAGATCTTTGGCAGCGCGGCGAGCTGCGCGGGCTGGGTGGGGATCATCGTCGCCACGGCCACCAACGACTGGGTCCGGACCTGTGACTACACGGTGGCCACGTGTGTCCGTATGGAAGAGCTGGGCTCGCGGGGACTGTGGGCGCAGTGCGTAATCTCTCCTGCGCTTTATCACTGCGTGGACATCAACCAGATCCTCACCCTGCCCg cttaCATCCAGACATCTCGCGCTCTGATGATCTGTGCATGTCTGCTCGGCCTACCTGCCATGCTGCAGGTGCTCATGTCGATGCCCTGCGTCAGGCTGCAGAATGACACCGCCGCCATCAAGCAGCGCCGCGCTCGGGTGGGAGGCGTCCTGTTCCTCCTTATGG CTGTGTTTGGCATCATATCCACCGTCTGGTTCCCGATCGGCGCTCACCAGGACGAAGGCCTCATGTCGTTTGGTTTCTCGTTGTACGCCGGCTGGGTTGGTTCTGCCCTCTGCCTCATGGGCGGCACCATGATCTTGTGCTGCCATGGCGTCGACCCCGGGACCCCAAGCAGAGACAACAGCTTCTACTTCTCCAGACAGCGGGGCACGGCCACGCCGCTGGACCCACCCGCCAACCATGCCAAGAGTGCAAGAGTGTGA